The following proteins are co-located in the uncultured Tolumonas sp. genome:
- a CDS encoding Bcr/CflA family multidrug efflux MFS transporter, which produces MPEFELTVTQKSPSKSAELWFLCVLGVLMSFAAMSTDFYLPAMPQIQSDLNAFTGGVELTISAFLIGFSLGQFIWGPLGDRFGRKPPILAGLVLFIIGAAGCALSDTIWQMISARIVQALGACAGPVLARAMVRDQFGREKSAQMLSTMMLIMGIAPLIGPLVGGQIIKYGTWHTIFWLLVVIGIISIFCVMSLPETLPQHQRLKTHIFGVFRNYFRLLSDARVMGYVLASAFFYAGIFAYVAGSPFVYISYFHVPPQNYGLLFGVNIIGIMGANMLNARLVTKIGIERLFYWGNYITALSGIMIFVSAMTGYGGIFGIAIPLFLFTSMNGMIVANSVAAVMNFKPEQVGTASSLIGALQYGAGVISAALIGVLNDGTPKVLASMLAIAGIGGLCMALWLKKSLKQN; this is translated from the coding sequence ATGCCTGAGTTTGAACTAACCGTGACACAGAAATCGCCATCCAAATCAGCGGAACTCTGGTTTTTATGTGTATTGGGGGTTTTGATGTCTTTTGCGGCAATGTCGACAGATTTTTATCTGCCAGCCATGCCTCAAATTCAGTCGGACTTAAATGCATTCACAGGCGGTGTCGAACTCACCATTTCCGCATTTCTGATCGGCTTTAGTTTAGGCCAGTTTATCTGGGGTCCCTTAGGGGATCGTTTCGGACGCAAGCCTCCGATCTTGGCTGGTTTGGTCCTATTTATCATTGGTGCAGCCGGATGTGCTTTATCAGATACCATCTGGCAAATGATTAGTGCACGTATCGTTCAGGCATTAGGCGCATGTGCAGGTCCTGTTCTTGCGAGAGCAATGGTACGAGATCAGTTTGGGCGGGAAAAATCGGCTCAGATGCTTTCAACCATGATGTTAATCATGGGGATTGCCCCCTTGATCGGACCATTAGTTGGCGGTCAGATCATCAAATATGGCACATGGCACACTATTTTCTGGTTATTAGTTGTCATTGGCATCATTTCAATTTTCTGTGTGATGTCACTTCCAGAAACCTTACCGCAACACCAACGATTAAAAACCCATATCTTCGGCGTCTTTCGCAATTATTTCCGCTTATTGAGTGATGCTCGCGTGATGGGATATGTGCTTGCCAGTGCATTCTTCTATGCGGGTATTTTTGCGTATGTCGCTGGTTCACCATTTGTCTACATTAGTTATTTCCATGTGCCACCACAAAATTATGGTTTGTTATTTGGCGTCAATATCATTGGGATCATGGGTGCAAATATGCTTAATGCACGCCTCGTCACCAAGATAGGTATTGAGCGTTTGTTTTATTGGGGTAACTACATCACTGCCCTCTCCGGGATCATGATTTTCGTCTCCGCAATGACAGGCTACGGTGGCATATTCGGTATTGCTATCCCACTATTTTTGTTTACCTCAATGAACGGCATGATCGTCGCGAATTCCGTTGCAGCCGTCATGAATTTTAAACCCGAACAAGTAGGTACAGCATCATCACTGATTGGCGCTTTGCAATACGGAGCCGGAGTTATTAGCGCGGCTCTCATTGGCGTCTTAAATGATGGCACACCCAAAGTGTTAGCGTCGATGTTGGCCATCGCAGGGATCGGCGGTCTCTGCATGGCTTTATGGCTGAAAAAATCTTTAAAACAAAACTGA
- a CDS encoding carboxymuconolactone decarboxylase family protein — translation MTLTINQQHLVRISTATATGNITTLTEHLTAALDDGLEINKLKELLIQLYAYCGFPRSLNGLGTLMGLVESRKAAGIQDEIGPEPLEIPTDKSRFDLGDAVQQELTGAPVKSPLFDFAPAIDAFLKEHLFADIFLRGILTYQEREIITIAALASLGVASQLNSHIRIGMNTGLTREQITSIADVLEHNDAIQTSELIRSILTSK, via the coding sequence ATGACACTGACAATTAATCAACAACACTTGGTTCGTATATCAACGGCGACAGCTACCGGTAATATCACTACACTGACAGAGCACTTAACTGCGGCTCTCGACGATGGCTTAGAGATTAATAAATTAAAGGAACTATTAATCCAGTTATACGCTTATTGTGGTTTTCCACGCAGCCTAAATGGCCTCGGCACACTGATGGGTCTCGTTGAAAGTCGTAAAGCAGCAGGAATTCAAGATGAAATTGGGCCTGAACCTCTTGAGATCCCAACCGATAAAAGCCGTTTTGATCTTGGGGATGCCGTTCAACAGGAACTGACTGGTGCTCCGGTAAAAAGCCCGCTTTTTGATTTTGCTCCAGCCATTGATGCCTTTCTGAAAGAACATCTCTTCGCGGATATATTCCTGCGCGGCATTCTGACTTATCAGGAACGAGAAATTATTACGATCGCGGCATTAGCCAGTCTTGGCGTTGCATCACAACTAAACAGCCATATACGAATTGGCATGAACACAGGTTTAACCCGTGAACAAATTACGTCTATCGCTGATGTGTTGGAACACAATGATGCCATTCAAACATCCGAATTAATCCGCAGCATCCTAACTTCCAAATGA
- a CDS encoding type 1 glutamine amidotransferase domain-containing protein — MTKASELKPVLFVVTSCAVKGATGIPTGYNLAEVTHPLEKLKDAGITVEFASIKGGDAPLDGLEDMNDPVIARFWADSHFRHAMANTLCIDEVDPSRYSAIFFAGGHGTMWDFPDNPAAQNAIREIDAAGGIVSAVCHGPAALVNATKVDGSLLVAGKRVAAFTDSEEEVVQSTHVVPFLLASTLNARGAQHQNAADWANNVVVDGRLITGQNPQSAASLGEQLRDALLA, encoded by the coding sequence ATGACCAAAGCATCTGAACTCAAGCCCGTTCTGTTTGTTGTTACCAGCTGTGCCGTGAAGGGTGCCACAGGTATTCCTACCGGTTATAACTTAGCCGAAGTGACTCACCCGTTGGAAAAACTGAAGGATGCAGGTATTACCGTTGAATTTGCATCCATCAAAGGTGGAGATGCTCCACTGGATGGGTTGGAAGATATGAATGATCCAGTGATCGCTCGATTCTGGGCTGACAGCCATTTCCGCCATGCCATGGCAAATACTCTGTGTATCGATGAGGTAGATCCATCACGTTACTCAGCAATCTTCTTTGCGGGTGGTCACGGTACCATGTGGGATTTCCCCGACAATCCAGCTGCACAAAATGCTATTCGTGAAATTGATGCAGCTGGCGGAATTGTTTCTGCTGTGTGTCATGGTCCGGCAGCATTAGTTAACGCGACGAAAGTTGATGGTAGTCTGCTGGTCGCAGGCAAGCGGGTTGCTGCTTTTACTGACAGCGAGGAAGAAGTCGTTCAGTCCACTCATGTTGTACCTTTCCTGCTGGCATCCACACTTAACGCACGTGGCGCTCAACATCAAAATGCGGCTGACTGGGCCAACAATGTGGTTGTTGATGGTCGCCTCATCACTGGGCAGAATCCTCAGTCTGCTGCGAGCCTAGGAGAACAACTGCGCGACGCTTTACTGGCTTAA
- a CDS encoding amidohydrolase family protein: MKLICVEEHVLDPAVGAATGSLVGAEAPFISGWGSRFVDGQNVKDSTRPHVFAPSESARKCLDMGAARLSDMDRTGIDMQVLSYGGFPQLLPAEKAIDLCCAANDKLALAAEAHPTRFAGFAMLPWQSPEAAARELVRAVNELGLKGALINGRPGETFLDDTRYTPVLSVFDALKVPLYVHPGLPLPAVQKPYYGGFDRELSARLSMFAWGWHNEAGIEVVRMLLAGIFDRFPNLQVISGHWGEMVPFFLQRLEDSIPQEASGLTRPIVQTYREHVYVSPSGMLMLPHFQFIYTLMGAERILYSIDYPYQSLDGARAFIAGLPISDTEKALIAHGNAERLLGL; the protein is encoded by the coding sequence GTGAAACTGATTTGTGTTGAAGAACATGTACTCGATCCCGCTGTTGGTGCTGCTACGGGTAGTTTGGTCGGAGCGGAAGCCCCCTTTATATCGGGTTGGGGCAGTCGTTTTGTTGATGGTCAAAATGTTAAAGATTCTACGCGTCCGCATGTATTTGCACCGAGCGAATCGGCACGTAAATGTTTAGACATGGGGGCTGCACGACTAAGTGATATGGATAGGACTGGCATTGATATGCAGGTGCTGTCTTACGGAGGTTTTCCACAATTACTGCCCGCCGAAAAAGCGATTGATCTTTGCTGCGCAGCCAATGACAAACTTGCTTTAGCTGCTGAGGCTCATCCGACACGTTTTGCTGGCTTTGCCATGTTGCCCTGGCAATCACCGGAAGCAGCGGCTCGTGAATTGGTACGCGCAGTAAATGAGCTGGGTTTGAAGGGAGCGCTCATCAATGGGCGGCCTGGTGAAACATTTCTTGATGACACGCGTTATACGCCCGTTCTTTCTGTTTTCGATGCGTTGAAAGTGCCGTTGTATGTTCACCCTGGACTGCCATTACCCGCAGTACAGAAACCATACTACGGTGGTTTTGATCGCGAACTCAGTGCCCGTCTATCCATGTTTGCCTGGGGATGGCATAATGAAGCGGGAATTGAGGTTGTACGAATGTTGCTTGCTGGCATATTTGATCGTTTCCCTAATCTGCAAGTAATCAGCGGTCATTGGGGTGAAATGGTGCCGTTTTTTCTCCAGCGGTTGGAAGATTCGATCCCGCAGGAAGCTTCCGGGCTTACCCGTCCGATCGTTCAGACCTACCGCGAACATGTATATGTTTCGCCCAGTGGCATGCTTATGCTGCCGCATTTCCAGTTCATATACACCCTGATGGGGGCTGAACGCATTCTGTACTCTATTGATTACCCTTATCAGAGTCTGGATGGTGCTCGCGCCTTTATTGCCGGTTTACCTATCAGCGATACGGAGAAAGCGCTGATTGCCCATGGTAATGCGGAACGACTGCTGGGCTTATGA
- a CDS encoding antibiotic biosynthesis monooxygenase, translated as MKLSHLVTAATLSLSCMAHSAPLVRIFELTIDSSQKDRFDSVGFHNLNTSVKTEPGTLAMYSTQIKDQPSKSIILEIYQDQDAYQKHVASSQFGQYVKMAKDVVKDRKIFETDAQFLAEKSQPLTTVSNTDLLINYVEVQVKPSSREQFSQIVLKEMQQAMNEEPGILVMYAVTLKNQPEHWRFFEIYKDSDAYDQHRNFHYFKEYLEKTKSMVINKKLIQLQADTLMNKGGLYFYDKARLGKE; from the coding sequence ATGAAATTATCCCATCTGGTTACAGCAGCAACTCTGTCTCTGAGCTGTATGGCTCATTCAGCTCCCTTGGTTCGTATATTTGAACTCACTATTGATAGTTCGCAAAAGGACCGTTTTGATTCAGTGGGTTTCCATAATTTAAATACCTCAGTAAAAACTGAGCCGGGAACCCTGGCAATGTACTCGACTCAAATAAAGGACCAGCCCAGCAAGTCAATTATTCTAGAAATTTATCAAGATCAGGATGCTTATCAGAAACACGTTGCCTCATCTCAATTTGGCCAATATGTGAAGATGGCAAAAGACGTAGTAAAAGACAGGAAGATTTTTGAAACCGATGCTCAGTTTCTGGCTGAGAAAAGCCAGCCTTTAACTACGGTGTCCAATACCGATTTACTGATTAATTATGTCGAAGTACAGGTAAAACCTTCTAGCCGAGAGCAGTTTTCTCAGATTGTTCTCAAAGAGATGCAGCAAGCTATGAATGAGGAACCAGGGATATTAGTCATGTATGCGGTTACCCTGAAAAATCAGCCTGAACATTGGCGCTTTTTTGAGATTTATAAAGATAGCGATGCTTACGATCAACACCGAAATTTTCATTATTTCAAAGAGTACTTAGAAAAAACGAAAAGTATGGTAATCAATAAAAAGTTAATTCAATTACAGGCTGATACCCTGATGAACAAGGGGGGACTCTATTTTTATGACAAAGCCAGACTTGGGAAAGAATAA
- a CDS encoding aldo/keto reductase, whose amino-acid sequence MKYTKLGNTDLTISRICMGCMGFGDPNNGMHSWTLDYPESFEIVRQGLELGINFFDTAIGYQNGTSEQYVGKALKELTARQDVVVATKFMPRTSEQRPHISTQDHIEKMLNTSLCNLGMDYIDLYILHMWDYGSNIYDVMEGLNTLVQSGKVRHIGVSNCFAWQIAEANALAEREGFAPFVSVQGHYNLIYREEEREMTPYCDLKNIALTPYSALASGRLSKRSNEISQRMKEDTYAKFKYDGTAEQDQRVIQRVVELTEKYNVSMTEIALSWLLTKVTSPIVGTTKISNIETAVKSTELELSEHDIQYLEELYLPHALSGIMAQNTAKRPLTNKW is encoded by the coding sequence ATGAAATATACCAAGCTTGGCAATACAGATTTAACTATTTCACGTATCTGCATGGGTTGTATGGGGTTTGGCGATCCCAACAATGGAATGCATAGTTGGACGCTAGATTACCCTGAGTCATTCGAAATAGTCCGACAAGGTTTAGAACTTGGCATTAATTTCTTCGACACCGCCATTGGTTATCAAAATGGTACCAGTGAGCAATATGTTGGGAAGGCGTTAAAAGAGTTAACGGCTCGCCAAGACGTTGTCGTTGCAACAAAATTTATGCCTCGAACATCAGAACAACGCCCTCATATTTCAACGCAAGACCATATTGAAAAAATGCTGAATACCAGTCTGTGCAACCTTGGGATGGATTATATCGATTTATATATTCTTCACATGTGGGATTACGGCAGCAATATTTATGATGTCATGGAAGGTCTTAATACCCTAGTACAGTCGGGTAAGGTTCGTCATATCGGTGTATCGAATTGTTTTGCATGGCAAATTGCGGAAGCTAATGCTCTGGCTGAGCGAGAAGGTTTTGCTCCGTTTGTTTCTGTTCAGGGCCACTATAATTTGATTTATCGCGAAGAAGAGCGGGAAATGACGCCGTATTGCGATCTTAAAAATATCGCACTAACGCCATACAGTGCCCTGGCTAGTGGTCGCTTGTCCAAAAGGTCGAACGAAATATCACAACGAATGAAGGAAGATACTTATGCCAAGTTTAAATATGATGGAACAGCAGAGCAGGATCAACGTGTCATCCAACGAGTCGTAGAATTAACAGAAAAATATAACGTATCAATGACAGAAATAGCTTTGTCCTGGTTACTAACAAAAGTCACTTCTCCAATTGTCGGTACCACCAAAATCAGCAATATTGAAACGGCAGTGAAATCTACCGAGCTGGAACTATCAGAGCATGACATCCAGTACCTGGAAGAGTTGTACTTGCCACATGCTCTCTCTGGAATAATGGCACAAAATACAGCAAAACGACCTTTAACGAATAAATGGTGA
- a CDS encoding SDR family oxidoreductase yields MQTKTWLITGASQGLGLILVKKLLDAGHNVAATTRNKAALEKEIGMASKQFFPLTVDLADEASVSFAVDETIAYFDGLDVVVNNAGFGQIGTLEELSDEEARRSFDVNVFGMLNIIRSVMPYFRVNRKGHIMNISSMAGIQGYIPGWGVYCASKFAVAGLTEALAAEVSEFGVNVTLVYPGHMRTNFLSQNSIMSPKHPIQEYVSVRKGEAMAKEEMNGQQIGDPEKAAALLIRMSELEKPPLHLFMGEDVYKAVNKKIETLSTHLLDWKDDSLSIGF; encoded by the coding sequence ATGCAAACAAAAACATGGTTGATCACTGGTGCTTCTCAAGGGTTGGGATTGATATTAGTCAAAAAATTATTAGATGCCGGGCATAACGTTGCAGCCACAACACGCAATAAAGCCGCTTTAGAAAAAGAAATCGGTATGGCTTCTAAACAATTTTTTCCTCTTACCGTTGATTTGGCTGATGAAGCCAGTGTTAGCTTCGCTGTAGACGAAACCATCGCTTATTTTGATGGACTTGATGTAGTAGTGAATAACGCTGGATTCGGTCAGATTGGCACCTTAGAAGAACTAAGCGATGAAGAAGCGCGGAGAAGTTTTGATGTCAATGTCTTTGGTATGCTCAACATTATTCGTTCTGTGATGCCTTATTTTCGAGTGAATAGAAAAGGCCATATTATGAATATTTCGTCTATGGCTGGGATCCAGGGGTATATACCCGGTTGGGGCGTTTATTGTGCATCTAAATTTGCAGTCGCAGGGCTAACCGAAGCACTTGCCGCTGAAGTCAGCGAGTTTGGCGTGAACGTCACCTTGGTTTATCCGGGCCACATGCGTACTAATTTTCTTTCTCAAAACTCCATTATGTCACCGAAACATCCTATCCAAGAGTATGTCTCTGTCCGTAAAGGGGAAGCAATGGCAAAAGAAGAGATGAATGGACAGCAAATTGGCGATCCAGAAAAAGCCGCTGCGCTGCTTATTCGAATGAGTGAGTTGGAAAAACCGCCGTTGCATTTATTTATGGGAGAAGATGTCTACAAGGCCGTCAATAAGAAAATCGAAACGCTTTCCACTCATCTGCTTGATTGGAAAGATGATTCGCTATCCATTGGTTTTTAA
- a CDS encoding NAD(P)H-dependent oxidoreductase, whose protein sequence is MKTLVIVSHPYPDNSTAIKFLEKTAADVSDVTVRNLESLYGSDMSKIDVAAEQAACEGMDRIVFMFPIHWFNLTPMLKAYLNAVWAYGWAFGPEGTALKGKEMLVIATAGATEFTYSKDGLINSTIEEVLTPMKSSALYVGMTYAEPIAFYEAMNPSEDKLHEFKNTTLKRLAL, encoded by the coding sequence ATGAAAACATTAGTCATTGTTTCACATCCTTACCCTGATAATTCAACAGCCATTAAATTTCTGGAAAAAACAGCCGCCGATGTATCTGATGTGACCGTCAGAAACCTGGAATCTTTGTATGGCAGTGATATGAGCAAAATTGATGTCGCCGCTGAACAGGCTGCCTGTGAAGGCATGGACAGAATTGTGTTCATGTTTCCAATCCACTGGTTCAACCTGACCCCGATGTTGAAAGCTTATCTGAATGCCGTTTGGGCATATGGTTGGGCATTCGGACCTGAAGGAACTGCGTTGAAAGGGAAGGAAATGCTGGTTATCGCTACTGCTGGGGCAACTGAATTTACTTATTCCAAAGATGGTCTCATCAATAGCACTATCGAAGAGGTTCTTACACCCATGAAATCGAGTGCGTTGTATGTAGGAATGACGTATGCAGAGCCTATTGCCTTTTATGAGGCAATGAACCCTTCTGAAGATAAATTACACGAATTCAAGAACACCACATTAAAACGACTAGCACTGTAA
- a CDS encoding DUF1330 domain-containing protein, whose protein sequence is MENQKPAFFIFDSKITNKEALTPYVEKVKATYKAFGGKLIVQGGELTTFEGSAPQGIIVILRFDNMEKAKAWYESDSYQEIISYRHAGSQANGWLVEGLIETI, encoded by the coding sequence ATGGAAAATCAAAAACCTGCTTTTTTTATCTTTGATTCAAAGATCACAAATAAAGAAGCCTTAACACCTTATGTGGAAAAGGTGAAAGCCACATACAAAGCATTTGGCGGGAAATTAATTGTTCAAGGTGGTGAATTAACAACATTTGAAGGCTCCGCACCACAAGGAATTATTGTAATTCTTCGATTTGACAATATGGAGAAAGCGAAAGCTTGGTATGAGTCAGACAGCTATCAAGAAATTATTTCATATCGCCATGCGGGTTCGCAGGCAAACGGATGGTTAGTCGAAGGTCTTATCGAAACTATTTAG
- a CDS encoding iron-containing alcohol dehydrogenase: MFNFDFYNPTRIVFGKETVAKIDSLIPENARVLVLYGGTSAERTGTLAEVRQALGQRTVYEFGGIEPNPTFETLSEAVALVRAKNIDFLLAVGGGSVIDGTKFVASAAHFEGEDTWQILEAWGSNITKAVPFGVVLTLPATGSEMNSAAVITRSATKTKALLSNPLVFPQFSVLDPTKTFTLPARQLANGVVDAFVHTVEQYLTYPVDARVQDRYAEGLLQTLIEIGPKVVGEPTDYDSRANLMWTATQALNGLIGAGVPQDWASHFIGHELTAIHEIDHGRTLAIVLPSIMDLRRNNKRAKLLQYAHRVWNITEGDDDSRIDQAIQKTREFFEELGVKTRLSDYGMTEKDIEPIIEQLIKHGMTKLGEHQDITPEISRQILKASL; encoded by the coding sequence ATGTTTAATTTTGATTTTTATAACCCAACTCGTATCGTTTTTGGTAAAGAAACCGTAGCCAAAATTGATAGCCTGATCCCTGAAAATGCGCGTGTTCTTGTCCTTTATGGCGGCACCAGTGCCGAGCGTACCGGTACATTGGCTGAAGTTCGTCAAGCCCTGGGACAACGCACCGTTTATGAGTTTGGTGGCATTGAACCCAACCCAACATTTGAGACACTATCTGAAGCTGTCGCCCTCGTTCGGGCAAAAAACATTGATTTTCTGTTAGCCGTCGGTGGTGGTTCGGTCATTGATGGAACTAAATTTGTTGCATCAGCCGCTCACTTTGAAGGCGAAGATACCTGGCAGATCCTTGAAGCTTGGGGTAGCAACATCACGAAGGCAGTTCCTTTCGGTGTTGTTCTGACTTTACCTGCAACCGGTTCAGAAATGAACAGCGCAGCAGTTATTACACGCAGTGCAACCAAAACTAAAGCATTGCTGAGCAACCCGCTGGTTTTCCCACAGTTTTCAGTATTAGACCCGACGAAAACATTTACGTTACCCGCTCGTCAGCTAGCCAATGGTGTTGTTGATGCCTTTGTTCATACCGTAGAGCAGTATCTGACGTATCCGGTTGATGCACGAGTACAGGATCGTTATGCCGAAGGTCTTCTCCAGACACTGATTGAAATTGGCCCGAAAGTCGTAGGCGAACCGACAGATTATGATTCTCGCGCAAACCTGATGTGGACAGCAACTCAGGCCCTGAATGGTTTGATTGGTGCCGGAGTTCCACAAGACTGGGCATCGCATTTCATCGGCCACGAACTGACTGCAATACATGAAATTGACCACGGCCGTACCCTTGCCATTGTATTGCCTTCAATCATGGATTTACGCCGCAACAATAAACGCGCCAAGTTACTGCAATATGCCCATCGTGTATGGAATATCACTGAAGGTGATGATGATTCACGGATTGATCAGGCGATTCAAAAGACCCGTGAATTCTTCGAAGAATTAGGTGTTAAGACCCGTCTGTCTGATTACGGCATGACTGAAAAAGATATCGAACCGATCATTGAGCAATTAATCAAACATGGTATGACGAAATTAGGTGAACACCAAGATATTACACCTGAAATCAGCCGCCAAATTCTTAAAGCAAGTCTTTAA
- a CDS encoding LysR family transcriptional regulator — MEVSQHVRAILSFVESADAGSFSVAARKLGISPAAVSKNISSLEQVLGVRLMNRTTRKVSLTDEGTTFLSQSRIALEALENAVDSIVAGKMETSGHVRISTSAAFGREQLLPALPGLMTRYPGLSVEADFDDRVIDLIRDGYDIAIRGGRIMDSTLITRPVCRLNTVLVASPEYLSKYGVPQTYEDLKSHRLIARRFLGGRISPWGFNRSDGSHFVLEPEPAVLTLSAPEALAQAASSGLGITQVGVHHAYKYLEKGALKVVLLGQHDPGQYEMVIQYPHRSLIAPRVKVTVDYLLKHFENDVSLHIPLDTLVNYEYKA; from the coding sequence ATGGAAGTCTCACAACATGTAAGGGCCATACTTTCATTCGTTGAATCAGCCGATGCCGGCAGTTTTTCTGTTGCGGCCAGAAAGCTGGGGATCAGTCCTGCGGCAGTCAGTAAAAACATCTCATCATTAGAACAAGTGTTGGGGGTGCGCTTGATGAACAGGACTACCCGGAAAGTCAGCTTGACTGATGAAGGGACTACTTTTTTATCTCAATCCCGTATTGCATTGGAGGCATTAGAAAACGCCGTTGATAGCATTGTCGCTGGAAAAATGGAGACAAGTGGGCATGTCCGGATTTCAACCAGTGCCGCATTTGGGCGCGAACAATTGCTCCCCGCACTACCGGGATTGATGACCCGATATCCTGGGTTGTCCGTCGAAGCCGATTTTGATGACCGTGTGATTGATTTGATTCGGGATGGCTATGATATTGCTATCCGTGGAGGACGGATTATGGACTCTACACTCATTACCAGACCTGTTTGTCGGTTAAATACTGTACTTGTTGCATCACCAGAATATCTTTCAAAATATGGTGTTCCGCAGACGTACGAAGACTTGAAAAGTCATCGGCTTATAGCAAGGCGTTTCTTGGGGGGGCGTATCAGCCCATGGGGATTCAACCGGTCTGATGGTAGTCATTTCGTGTTGGAGCCTGAACCAGCCGTTTTGACGTTGTCTGCGCCAGAGGCGTTAGCACAGGCTGCTTCCTCGGGATTAGGGATCACTCAGGTAGGTGTTCACCACGCATACAAGTACCTTGAAAAGGGGGCATTGAAAGTGGTTCTTTTAGGACAACATGACCCTGGGCAATATGAAATGGTGATACAATATCCGCATCGTTCACTGATTGCACCGCGAGTGAAAGTGACAGTGGATTACTTGCTAAAACATTTTGAAAATGATGTTTCTTTACATATTCCGTTGGATACATTAGTAAATTATGAATATAAAGCATGA
- a CDS encoding NADH-dependent flavin oxidoreductase: MAQNNSQLFQSFTFRNGVSLRNRAVMAPMTTWSANPDGTVSDQEIAYYRARVNGVGMVVTGCTSVTPDGIGFTGEFASYDDSFIPSLHRLAEATKSGGALSILQIFHAGNKAVPQLVPNARVVSASALTVPPGPFSNGEVTSEALNQEEIKEIISAFGETTRRAIEAGFDGIELHGAHGFLIQNFFSPFFNQRNDKWGGSLENRMRFPLAVVNEVKRVIAEHAKHPFVLGYRISPEELEDGGLRLDDSYVLIDRLIESGVDYIHASLFDIKNAKPINSTGEHTIGKLLATYAGDRVPLIAAGLVRTPEDADKALASGLKLVAIGQGLVMNPNWFELTREGREEEIDITLDPERVPQLVIPNKLWEVIQMAKGWFKLANEINGVLD; this comes from the coding sequence ATGGCTCAAAATAACTCGCAACTATTTCAGTCTTTTACTTTCCGAAATGGGGTAAGTTTACGCAATCGTGCAGTAATGGCCCCAATGACAACGTGGTCTGCTAATCCAGACGGCACTGTTTCAGACCAAGAAATTGCGTACTACCGCGCACGTGTCAATGGTGTCGGTATGGTTGTGACTGGTTGCACTAGCGTGACGCCTGATGGTATTGGCTTTACAGGCGAATTCGCCAGCTACGATGATAGCTTTATCCCCAGCCTGCATCGTTTAGCAGAAGCAACGAAAAGTGGTGGAGCGCTTTCTATTTTGCAAATATTTCATGCAGGAAACAAAGCTGTGCCACAACTTGTACCGAATGCGCGTGTGGTGAGTGCTAGTGCGTTGACAGTGCCTCCAGGTCCGTTCAGCAATGGAGAAGTGACCAGTGAAGCGCTTAATCAGGAAGAAATTAAAGAAATCATTTCGGCTTTCGGTGAAACGACGCGCCGAGCTATCGAAGCTGGCTTCGATGGTATAGAACTGCACGGGGCTCATGGTTTTCTTATACAGAACTTTTTCTCTCCTTTCTTCAATCAACGCAATGATAAATGGGGCGGTTCACTGGAAAACCGTATGCGTTTCCCCCTCGCAGTGGTCAATGAAGTGAAACGAGTGATAGCTGAACATGCCAAGCACCCTTTTGTATTAGGTTACCGCATTTCGCCAGAGGAACTCGAAGACGGAGGCCTGCGTCTTGATGACTCATATGTGCTCATTGATCGATTGATAGAAAGTGGCGTTGATTACATTCATGCCTCTCTTTTTGATATAAAAAATGCGAAACCGATCAACTCGACTGGCGAACATACCATCGGCAAATTGCTTGCTACATATGCTGGTGATCGAGTACCTCTGATCGCCGCTGGTCTTGTCCGCACACCGGAGGATGCTGACAAAGCCTTAGCTAGCGGCCTAAAACTCGTTGCAATCGGACAAGGTTTGGTCATGAACCCGAACTGGTTCGAACTTACCCGTGAAGGCCGCGAAGAAGAAATTGACATCACTCTCGATCCTGAGCGTGTACCACAGCTAGTCATTCCTAATAAGTTATGGGAAGTCATTCAAATGGCAAAGGGATGGTTTAAGCTGGCTAACGAAATAAATGGTGTTTTGGATTGA